The following coding sequences lie in one Vibrio sp. BS-M-Sm-2 genomic window:
- the sbcD gene encoding exonuclease subunit SbcD — MKILHTSDWHLGQNFYNKSRKNEHERFLQWLLEQVTENDIDAIIVAGDIFDTSTPPSYAREMYNKFVVDSNKIGCQLVLLGGNHDSVSVLKETQQLLKYMGADVIPNTNQDHATQVVELKGKNGDVEALVCAIPFIRPRDVLTSQAGVTGVERQKQLGDAIKQHYQSVYDAAVAKRATFENSEHMPIIATGHLTAMGVQQSDSVRDIYVGNLDGFAADGFPDADYIALGHIHRPQVVAKREYIRYSGSPIPLSFDELKSQKQVCLVEFVEGERTISQLPVPTFQPLAEIKGDLSEVESQLNQYIGLDSEQNVWLSIEVQAQDYLSDLQERVRALTEGLNVEVLQLRRARERRNQALEQESAETLSELSPMDVFSKRIALEEFETDSEKARLERMTVKFKQVMVEVSDSAQAPNKVEE, encoded by the coding sequence ATGAAGATTCTTCACACGTCCGATTGGCACCTTGGCCAAAACTTCTACAATAAAAGCCGTAAGAATGAACATGAACGGTTTTTACAATGGTTACTTGAGCAAGTTACAGAGAACGACATCGACGCGATCATTGTTGCTGGCGATATTTTTGATACCAGCACACCGCCGAGTTACGCTCGTGAGATGTATAACAAGTTCGTGGTCGATTCGAACAAGATCGGCTGTCAATTGGTGTTGTTAGGTGGAAATCACGATTCGGTGTCTGTGCTTAAAGAGACACAACAGCTGCTCAAATACATGGGCGCAGACGTGATTCCTAATACCAACCAAGATCATGCGACTCAGGTTGTCGAATTAAAAGGTAAAAACGGCGATGTAGAAGCGCTGGTTTGCGCCATTCCTTTTATTCGCCCACGCGATGTGTTGACCAGTCAGGCGGGTGTCACCGGCGTTGAGCGCCAAAAACAACTCGGCGATGCGATCAAACAGCACTACCAAAGTGTTTATGATGCGGCGGTTGCTAAACGTGCGACGTTTGAAAACAGCGAGCACATGCCGATCATCGCTACTGGTCATTTAACGGCGATGGGGGTTCAACAATCGGACTCGGTACGCGACATCTATGTCGGCAACCTTGATGGTTTCGCCGCTGATGGCTTCCCAGATGCCGATTATATTGCACTTGGTCATATCCACCGCCCACAAGTGGTGGCAAAGCGTGAATACATTCGTTATTCAGGCTCTCCAATCCCATTAAGCTTTGATGAACTTAAATCTCAAAAGCAGGTATGTCTAGTTGAGTTTGTTGAAGGTGAGCGCACGATTTCTCAATTGCCAGTTCCAACGTTCCAACCCCTAGCCGAAATCAAAGGTGACTTGAGCGAGGTTGAATCTCAGCTGAACCAATACATAGGTTTAGATAGCGAACAAAACGTGTGGTTATCGATAGAAGTGCAAGCGCAAGATTACTTGTCGGATCTACAAGAGCGTGTGCGCGCATTAACTGAAGGTTTGAATGTGGAAGTACTTCAATTACGCCGAGCAAGAGAACGTCGCAATCAAGCATTAGAGCAAGAGTCGGCAGAAACCTTATCTGAACTGAGCCCGATGGACGTATTTAGCAAGCGTATTGCCTTAGAAGAGTTTGAAACCGATTCTGAAAAAGCGCGTTTAGAGCGCATGACGGTGAAGTTTAAACAAGTGATGGTTGAAGTGTCTGATAGCGCTCAAGCGCCGAACAAAGTAGAAGAGTAA
- a CDS encoding PA4780 family RIO1-like protein kinase, with protein sequence MKIPKRIQPLVDDGLVDEVTSQLMSGKEASVYIVRCGDTIRCAKVYKEISQRSFKKATAYREGRKVRNSRRARAMEKGSGFGREQQEKVWQSAEVDALYKLAEAGVRVPVPYGCFDGVLLMELVTDDEGYVAPRLNDVVMSAEQAIEDHAVMMTYVVKMLCVGLIHGDLSEFNVLVDEYGPVIIDLPQAVDASANNNAEWMLARDINNIRDYYAQFAPELAKTEYAKEMWALYEKGDLKPDSKLTGEFTESDDLADINAIMQEIDAARVEEQHRRERAKEEKEGVDDSKFNWAE encoded by the coding sequence ATGAAGATACCTAAAAGAATACAGCCCTTAGTTGACGATGGTTTAGTCGACGAGGTGACAAGCCAATTAATGAGTGGCAAAGAAGCATCAGTGTACATTGTGCGCTGCGGCGATACGATCCGCTGTGCCAAGGTATATAAGGAAATAAGCCAGCGCAGCTTCAAAAAAGCGACCGCGTATCGTGAAGGCCGAAAAGTCCGAAATAGTCGCCGTGCTCGAGCGATGGAAAAAGGCTCTGGCTTTGGTCGTGAGCAACAAGAAAAGGTTTGGCAAAGCGCTGAAGTGGATGCCTTGTATAAACTGGCAGAAGCGGGCGTTCGTGTACCTGTGCCTTATGGTTGCTTTGATGGCGTACTGCTTATGGAGCTGGTTACTGATGACGAAGGCTATGTAGCACCACGTTTGAACGATGTCGTGATGTCGGCAGAGCAAGCGATCGAAGATCACGCAGTGATGATGACCTATGTGGTTAAAATGCTGTGTGTTGGTTTGATCCATGGTGACTTGTCTGAGTTCAACGTATTGGTCGATGAGTACGGTCCGGTGATCATAGATTTACCTCAAGCGGTTGATGCTTCGGCGAACAACAATGCCGAGTGGATGCTGGCTCGTGATATCAATAATATCCGTGATTATTACGCTCAGTTTGCTCCTGAATTGGCGAAAACCGAGTATGCCAAGGAAATGTGGGCGCTTTACGAGAAAGGCGACTTAAAGCCCGATAGCAAACTAACGGGTGAGTTTACAGAAAGCGACGATTTGGCCGACATCAATGCAATCATGCAAGAGATTGACGCTGCGCGAGTTGAAGAACAACACCGACGCGAGCGAGCTAAAGAAGAAAAAGAAGGCGTCGACGACAGCAAGTTCAACTGGGCTGAGTAA
- a CDS encoding SDR family oxidoreductase: MVEQLRLHILVVGGSGGIGFAVVKHLLSELSRFDFLDVHVDATYHSQQPELENTRLNWHKVDATNEADIKCLSSEFEQLDWLINCVGMLHTPELGPEKNLASIDPEFFLKNISVNTLPSLLLAKHFTPILKTSDNPKFAVVSAKVGSISDNRLGGWYSYRSSKAALNMFIKTMSIEWQRTIKKGTVLALHPGTTDTALSKPFQTNVPEGKLFESNYVAHQLVDIIRTATPDKSGHFYAYDGEQLSW; this comes from the coding sequence ATGGTTGAGCAACTCAGATTACACATTTTGGTGGTCGGTGGGAGTGGCGGCATCGGTTTCGCTGTGGTTAAACACCTATTATCTGAGCTGTCTCGGTTTGATTTTCTTGATGTGCATGTAGACGCGACTTACCACTCTCAACAGCCGGAACTTGAAAACACTCGCTTGAACTGGCACAAAGTCGACGCCACCAACGAAGCTGATATCAAGTGTTTGAGTTCTGAGTTTGAACAACTTGATTGGTTGATAAACTGCGTGGGTATGCTTCACACTCCAGAGCTTGGTCCGGAAAAGAACCTTGCGTCCATTGACCCTGAGTTTTTCCTAAAAAACATCTCGGTGAATACTCTGCCCAGCTTATTATTGGCAAAACACTTCACGCCGATTCTTAAAACGAGCGACAACCCAAAGTTTGCCGTGGTTTCCGCAAAGGTGGGGAGTATTTCAGATAACCGATTAGGCGGCTGGTATAGCTATCGCTCATCGAAAGCAGCCCTCAACATGTTCATCAAAACCATGTCGATCGAATGGCAACGCACCATTAAGAAAGGCACGGTGTTAGCGCTACACCCAGGTACAACAGATACGGCTCTGTCGAAGCCTTTTCAGACCAATGTCCCTGAAGGTAAGTTGTTTGAGTCGAACTACGTCGCCCATCAATTGGTCGATATCATTCGCACTGCGACACCCGATAAAAGTGGGCACTTCTACGCGTACGATGGCGAGCAGTTGAGTTGGTAG
- a CDS encoding DUF2256 domain-containing protein yields MHKKPHLPTKTCPICQKSFSWRKKWQRCWDDVIYCSERCRRHKTTLA; encoded by the coding sequence ATGCACAAGAAGCCTCATTTACCAACTAAGACATGTCCTATTTGCCAAAAGTCTTTCTCATGGCGTAAAAAGTGGCAACGTTGTTGGGATGACGTGATTTACTGTTCTGAACGTTGCCGTCGTCATAAGACAACTTTGGCGTAA
- a CDS encoding DASH family cryptochrome codes for MKKIGLYLFTNDLRINDNTLLHRASQLVDDLLCVAIEPKLSTYSVRLSQEQEIGAHRHLFIKQAIDDLALSLARLGQRLFVLDQNTNENLVQIIKTQHVTHVFVSSHCAHDERELVKDTLTQCPDLLISQQHHTTLFESDMFPFELAKLPRSFTKFRLQVERLEIEIKESVITYLPPLPQTATDSYREPILELDDSITGDYVGGETAALTHLENYFSHDYAGTYKQTRNALDGIENSTKFSPWLALGCVSPKTIYRHLKQFEAHRGANDSTYWIYFELLWREYFYWKCLTLGTSLFGRESSDLSNEQLLDTTAGSSFAKWKSGNTNYPIVDACMRQLNATGYMSNRGRQLVASCLIHELDIDWRHGAAYFESQLIDYDVASNWGNWAYIAGALNPQAPQNANKQSVTHQSQSKSRHFDLVKQTEMYDPEHTFIKKWHREDEASASIRYQDVI; via the coding sequence ATGAAAAAGATTGGTCTCTATCTTTTTACAAATGACTTAAGAATCAACGACAACACACTACTTCATCGGGCGTCGCAGCTCGTCGATGATCTACTATGCGTCGCCATTGAACCAAAGCTTTCTACTTATTCTGTTCGACTTTCACAAGAACAGGAAATCGGAGCGCATCGTCACCTTTTCATTAAGCAAGCTATAGATGATTTAGCCTTGAGTTTGGCGCGTCTTGGACAGCGCCTTTTTGTGTTAGACCAAAATACTAATGAGAACTTAGTTCAAATCATCAAAACTCAGCACGTGACACACGTTTTTGTCAGTTCACATTGTGCCCATGACGAGCGAGAGCTAGTAAAGGATACGCTAACGCAGTGCCCTGATTTACTCATCTCTCAGCAGCATCACACTACTCTGTTTGAGAGTGATATGTTCCCCTTCGAACTTGCCAAGCTACCTCGTTCGTTCACTAAGTTCCGCCTTCAAGTTGAACGGCTAGAGATTGAGATAAAAGAGAGCGTGATAACGTACCTGCCACCATTACCTCAAACCGCGACTGACTCTTATAGAGAGCCGATACTTGAATTGGATGATTCAATAACAGGCGACTATGTAGGCGGCGAAACGGCAGCGTTAACCCACTTAGAAAACTACTTTTCACATGACTATGCTGGAACCTACAAACAGACGCGAAACGCATTAGATGGCATAGAGAACTCAACTAAGTTTTCGCCATGGCTAGCATTAGGGTGTGTTTCGCCAAAAACCATTTACCGCCACTTAAAGCAATTCGAAGCGCATCGTGGCGCGAACGATTCTACCTACTGGATTTATTTTGAGTTGTTGTGGCGTGAATATTTCTACTGGAAGTGTTTAACGCTGGGGACGTCACTGTTTGGTCGAGAATCTAGTGATCTGTCCAATGAACAATTGCTCGATACCACTGCGGGATCAAGCTTCGCCAAATGGAAAAGCGGCAACACCAATTATCCCATCGTTGATGCCTGCATGCGCCAGCTTAACGCAACGGGTTATATGTCTAACAGAGGCAGACAGCTGGTCGCGAGTTGCTTGATTCATGAGCTAGATATTGATTGGCGCCACGGTGCTGCTTATTTCGAAAGCCAACTCATCGATTACGATGTGGCGTCGAATTGGGGTAATTGGGCTTATATCGCTGGAGCGTTGAATCCACAGGCTCCCCAGAACGCCAACAAACAAAGTGTAACCCATCAATCACAATCTAAATCCCGCCATTTCGATCTCGTTAAGCAGACAGAGATGTATGACCCGGAACATACATTTATCAAAAAATGGCACCGAGAAGACGAGGCTTCAGCGTCAATTCGATATCAGGACGTAATATGA
- a CDS encoding cryptochrome/photolyase family protein produces the protein MKYKTVRLILGDQLNIQHSWFQQVDDEVIYIIAELEQETDYVTSHIQKVAAFFCAMGYFADELTQQGHQVLHLTLDDTTQFENLDALLKHYVHECSAEKFEYQRPDEYRLLEQMNKLKLTNATKGCCDTEHFLFPFEEIEQQFPKDKHIMMEHFYRRMRKRFDILLEDGKPVGGKWNYDASNRKKLKKQDIEILPQPLMFTNDITDILQRIERHQVQTIGQVGNKLLWPVNRAQSLSLLAHFCQVCLPLFGQFQDAMTTEHDSKWSLYHSRISFSLNSKLLSPREVIDATLSAYHASSKQGATTIDIAQVEGFVRQILGWREYIRAVYWANMPTYANKNHYSANNNLPHYFWDGQTKMNCMKHAIDQSLEFAYAHHIQRLMITGNFCLITGIDPDQVDSWYLGIYVDAIEWVEMPNTRGMALFADGGIVGTKPYSASGSYINRMSDYCKGCHYKIKERSGEQSCPFNSLYWRFMNQHRDALNRNPRMGMLYRSWDNMNEQDQQAILEIAEQRITNLENL, from the coding sequence ATGAAATACAAAACTGTACGCCTAATTTTAGGTGACCAACTCAATATCCAGCACTCTTGGTTTCAACAGGTTGATGACGAGGTCATTTATATCATCGCTGAACTTGAGCAAGAGACTGACTACGTTACATCGCACATCCAAAAGGTGGCAGCTTTTTTCTGTGCGATGGGTTACTTCGCTGACGAACTGACACAACAAGGTCATCAAGTACTCCACCTTACTCTTGACGATACTACGCAATTTGAAAACCTAGATGCACTCCTAAAGCATTATGTACACGAATGCAGCGCAGAAAAATTCGAATATCAAAGGCCAGATGAATATCGCCTTTTAGAGCAGATGAACAAGCTAAAGCTCACTAATGCGACTAAAGGTTGTTGTGATACGGAACACTTCCTCTTTCCATTCGAAGAGATAGAACAACAGTTTCCGAAAGACAAACACATCATGATGGAACACTTCTATCGCCGAATGAGAAAGCGCTTCGACATTTTGCTAGAAGACGGAAAGCCAGTTGGCGGCAAATGGAATTACGATGCGAGCAATCGAAAGAAACTCAAGAAACAAGACATTGAAATCCTGCCTCAACCTCTGATGTTTACCAATGACATAACAGACATTTTGCAGCGAATAGAACGCCACCAAGTGCAAACCATTGGTCAAGTCGGTAACAAGTTACTATGGCCGGTGAACCGAGCACAAAGCTTGTCTCTGCTCGCTCATTTCTGCCAAGTCTGTTTACCGTTATTTGGGCAGTTTCAAGATGCGATGACTACAGAACACGACTCTAAGTGGAGCCTGTATCACAGTCGCATTTCGTTCTCACTAAATAGCAAACTGCTCAGCCCTAGAGAAGTCATTGATGCGACACTCTCCGCTTATCACGCCTCTTCAAAGCAAGGCGCTACCACTATCGATATCGCACAGGTCGAAGGGTTCGTTCGTCAAATATTGGGTTGGCGAGAGTACATACGCGCCGTCTATTGGGCGAACATGCCTACTTACGCCAACAAAAACCATTATTCAGCAAACAACAACTTGCCCCATTACTTTTGGGACGGACAGACCAAGATGAACTGCATGAAGCATGCGATTGACCAGTCTCTTGAGTTTGCTTACGCGCACCACATCCAAAGGTTAATGATCACTGGCAACTTCTGCTTAATCACAGGCATCGACCCTGACCAAGTAGACAGTTGGTACCTTGGTATTTACGTCGACGCGATTGAGTGGGTTGAAATGCCAAATACGCGAGGTATGGCACTGTTTGCGGATGGCGGGATCGTCGGAACCAAACCATACTCTGCCAGCGGTTCTTACATCAACCGCATGAGCGACTACTGCAAAGGCTGTCACTACAAGATAAAAGAACGCAGCGGAGAGCAATCTTGCCCTTTCAATAGCTTGTACTGGCGCTTTATGAACCAGCACCGCGATGCGTTAAACCGTAACCCACGCATGGGCATGTTATATCGCTCTTGGGACAACATGAATGAACAAGACCAACAAGCGATACTCGAGATCGCAGAACAACGAATCACAAACTTGGAGAATTTATAA
- a CDS encoding porin family protein, with protein MLKSSFLLGLIGLVSLPTLAAGIEGGPYIGAGLGVYQDSDTDGAGSLDAESMGYSLYGGYQFNRIVGIELGYTDYADYESFGTKVFSPTSLSVAANLGYTFDNSIRPFVLAGLSYVDLNSNNASSFDDDSGAGFHFGIGVEYTPVENLTLRLISQADAVNIEFFGPNGNRLASRDVAFSTVTLGASYNF; from the coding sequence ATGCTTAAATCATCATTTCTATTGGGCCTAATTGGCTTAGTTTCACTTCCTACACTTGCTGCTGGTATCGAGGGCGGTCCATACATTGGCGCAGGCCTTGGTGTGTATCAAGACTCAGACACTGACGGCGCAGGCAGTCTAGATGCTGAAAGCATGGGGTACAGCCTTTACGGTGGCTACCAATTTAACCGCATTGTAGGTATCGAACTTGGTTACACGGATTATGCTGACTATGAATCATTTGGTACTAAGGTGTTTTCACCAACATCGCTTTCTGTTGCAGCAAACCTAGGCTACACCTTTGATAACTCAATTCGTCCATTTGTACTAGCGGGCTTGAGCTACGTAGATTTGAACTCAAACAACGCTAGCTCTTTTGATGATGATTCTGGTGCCGGCTTTCATTTCGGTATTGGTGTTGAATACACGCCAGTAGAAAACCTAACATTACGTTTGATCTCACAAGCAGACGCTGTAAATATCGAATTCTTCGGCCCTAATGGTAATAGACTGGCAAGTCGTGATGTCGCGTTTAGCACTGTAACTCTGGGTGCTTCGTACAATTTTTAA
- a CDS encoding AAA family ATPase — translation MKILSLEFENLNSLKGRWKLDFTQSPFAENGLFAITGPTGAGKTTILDAICLALFHRTPRLKSIAKGNNELMTRGTGECFAELEFEVQGKTYRSNFHQKRARGKHDGALQTPTCEFADADTDKVLETMLTKKTKLVEQVTGLDFSRFTKSIMLSQGEFAAFLNANANDRAELLEELTGTEVYSLISERIYDHFKSSEESLNHLKAKAEGVSLLSDEQIQELTTERDTLETEQKRLAEQLKEWQAHLSWWKDVTKAEQTIATSEHDLKTAQDELDRNQPSLERLANSEPAEKLRPLHKDLKRCEHELNLTQINLDNSTKLLAVREAEKLDAQTKLAQSSEAVENVKAEQQDQEKIIEQVRPLDNQMSVLKDKKASAVNAANTLNEQHAQQRNQQVVLVQKLDALKQQDQLSTEYLNTHQADQHLEKYLGQWQAKVEQVRTLERQHAEQLNSAKQALSAVDAQQTIIKSAQEAKATQDKTLAELVVLESSAKQQWEALQGNTSEQVLNSQKDILEFWNRHTHSLLEINRVFLNAQQQLHAKTQAHQTNTQLVDKLSKEREVLVERYKEKETSLERLTRLIDQEGELAKYRAALESGSECPLCGSTDHSIEQSQDIANLVAQKETENLELTAIKKEGQEHRQQLDSLAPMIAALNDDIQRAQADIQQAQINWQGVVDKLQQSLSDFVGTVPELAILTINDLGNEATVATFAQQCELQLNQRSQQLKALANAKTHYAEAEKQRLSVSVMADKAQSNLELAEQRLADLNKQNHSTNEQVAQIAQAKEQQWSSLKENIVQTAIEAPELEYIDDWFTAKLQASSTWQQTKQQQADIEKQLITQHAELKTLDDKLNSVEKELATLTQESESLVSELTRIGAERAELFGDKDIQATSNAIKQKVTEAVNACDASQLVLNRCELEHRTEQTKHISFSEELTSKQSSYTQASNAWLEALKTSPFEDEANFEAALLDEEVRTQLQSLKKSLDEAVVSAQARLNTAKATQVELQNHANAKAWQEQDQQQVELATTECQNAQQSHATKIGAISANLETDNQNRSNQQDLFKQIDEQQVDFDDISRLNSLIGSKNGDKFRKFAQGLTLENLVYLANKQLQRLHGRYELKRKADDGLELQVLDTWQGDVMRDTKTLSGGESFLVSLALALALSDLVSYKTSIDSLFLDEGFGTLDSDTLDIALNALDNLNASGKMIGVISHVEALKERVPVQLKVTKHSGLGVSEMEKQYKVVA, via the coding sequence ATGAAGATTTTAAGCCTAGAATTTGAAAACCTGAACTCTTTGAAAGGGCGTTGGAAGCTCGATTTTACTCAATCGCCGTTCGCAGAAAACGGCCTGTTTGCTATTACGGGTCCAACAGGTGCGGGTAAGACCACAATTCTGGATGCGATTTGTTTAGCGCTATTCCACCGCACGCCTCGTTTGAAAAGCATAGCGAAGGGCAATAACGAGCTGATGACTCGCGGTACGGGTGAGTGTTTCGCCGAGCTTGAATTTGAAGTGCAGGGCAAAACGTACCGTTCTAACTTCCATCAAAAGCGAGCGCGCGGAAAACACGATGGCGCATTACAGACGCCAACGTGTGAATTTGCCGATGCTGATACCGACAAAGTCTTAGAGACCATGTTGACCAAGAAAACCAAGTTGGTGGAGCAGGTAACAGGTTTAGACTTTTCACGTTTCACTAAATCCATCATGTTGTCTCAGGGTGAGTTTGCGGCCTTCTTAAATGCCAATGCTAACGACCGTGCAGAGCTACTTGAAGAGCTGACTGGAACCGAAGTTTATAGCCTGATCTCTGAGCGTATATACGATCATTTTAAGTCAAGTGAAGAGTCACTTAACCACCTGAAAGCGAAAGCCGAAGGTGTAAGTTTATTGTCTGATGAGCAGATTCAAGAGCTGACAACAGAGCGTGACACGTTAGAAACTGAACAGAAACGTTTAGCCGAGCAGTTAAAAGAGTGGCAAGCGCATCTAAGCTGGTGGAAAGACGTGACTAAAGCTGAGCAAACTATTGCTACCAGTGAGCACGATCTCAAAACAGCTCAAGATGAACTAGACCGTAATCAACCTTCACTAGAGCGTTTGGCAAACAGCGAACCGGCTGAGAAATTGCGACCGCTGCACAAAGACCTAAAACGCTGCGAGCATGAGCTCAATCTTACGCAAATTAACCTAGATAACAGTACTAAGTTGCTTGCAGTACGCGAGGCCGAGAAGTTAGATGCCCAAACTAAGCTGGCTCAAAGTAGCGAAGCGGTTGAAAACGTTAAAGCCGAGCAACAAGATCAAGAGAAGATCATTGAACAAGTCCGCCCACTCGACAATCAAATGTCGGTACTTAAAGACAAGAAAGCTTCGGCGGTTAACGCCGCGAATACGCTGAATGAACAACACGCGCAGCAGCGTAATCAACAGGTCGTTTTGGTCCAAAAACTAGATGCACTGAAGCAACAAGATCAACTTAGCACTGAGTACCTAAATACGCATCAAGCTGACCAACATCTGGAAAAATACCTAGGTCAGTGGCAAGCAAAGGTAGAGCAAGTTCGTACTCTAGAGCGTCAGCATGCAGAACAGTTGAACTCAGCGAAGCAAGCTTTGTCAGCGGTTGATGCACAGCAAACGATCATCAAATCTGCGCAAGAAGCTAAAGCAACGCAAGATAAAACTTTAGCTGAATTGGTTGTGCTAGAGAGTAGTGCAAAGCAACAGTGGGAAGCATTGCAAGGCAACACCAGCGAACAAGTGTTGAATTCGCAAAAAGATATATTGGAGTTTTGGAATCGCCATACGCACTCATTACTTGAGATCAATCGTGTTTTCCTAAATGCCCAGCAACAGCTGCATGCAAAAACGCAGGCACATCAAACTAACACTCAGTTGGTCGACAAGCTTTCGAAAGAACGTGAAGTGTTGGTGGAGCGATATAAAGAGAAAGAGACTTCGCTTGAGCGATTAACACGTTTGATTGATCAAGAAGGCGAGTTGGCGAAATACCGTGCAGCTCTAGAATCAGGCTCTGAGTGCCCACTGTGTGGTTCAACAGACCATTCGATTGAGCAGTCGCAAGATATTGCAAATTTGGTTGCTCAAAAAGAAACGGAAAACCTAGAGTTAACGGCCATCAAAAAAGAAGGCCAAGAGCATCGTCAGCAGTTAGATTCTCTTGCCCCTATGATTGCGGCACTTAACGATGACATTCAACGTGCGCAAGCGGATATTCAGCAAGCTCAAATAAATTGGCAAGGCGTTGTCGACAAACTTCAACAGAGCTTATCGGATTTCGTTGGCACGGTTCCAGAACTAGCGATACTAACGATTAACGATTTAGGCAATGAAGCTACGGTTGCGACCTTTGCTCAGCAGTGTGAACTTCAACTGAATCAGAGATCGCAGCAACTCAAAGCGTTGGCTAATGCTAAAACGCACTATGCCGAAGCTGAGAAACAACGCTTATCGGTGAGTGTTATGGCTGACAAAGCGCAATCTAACCTTGAGTTGGCCGAGCAACGCTTAGCGGATCTGAATAAGCAAAATCACAGCACTAACGAGCAAGTGGCTCAGATAGCTCAAGCGAAAGAGCAGCAATGGAGCTCTTTGAAAGAGAATATTGTTCAAACGGCTATCGAAGCGCCTGAGCTGGAATATATCGATGATTGGTTTACTGCGAAATTGCAAGCATCAAGCACATGGCAGCAAACTAAACAGCAACAGGCCGATATTGAGAAGCAACTAATCACTCAACACGCCGAATTGAAAACCTTAGATGACAAGCTAAACAGTGTTGAGAAAGAGCTCGCGACACTGACGCAAGAGAGCGAGTCTCTAGTGTCAGAACTGACTCGTATTGGTGCTGAAAGGGCAGAGTTGTTTGGTGACAAAGACATTCAAGCCACCAGCAATGCGATCAAGCAAAAAGTTACTGAAGCGGTAAATGCATGTGATGCCTCGCAGTTAGTGCTTAACCGTTGCGAACTTGAACATCGAACCGAGCAAACCAAACACATTAGCTTCTCTGAAGAGTTGACTAGCAAGCAGTCAAGTTACACACAAGCGTCGAATGCCTGGTTAGAAGCGCTGAAAACGAGCCCATTCGAAGATGAAGCTAATTTTGAAGCAGCGTTGTTAGACGAAGAGGTTAGAACTCAACTTCAAAGCCTCAAGAAGTCTTTAGACGAAGCGGTTGTCAGTGCGCAAGCTAGGTTGAATACAGCTAAAGCGACGCAAGTGGAACTACAAAACCACGCAAATGCTAAAGCATGGCAAGAGCAAGACCAACAGCAAGTTGAACTTGCGACAACTGAATGCCAAAACGCGCAACAAAGCCATGCGACAAAGATCGGCGCGATTTCTGCCAATCTTGAAACGGATAACCAGAACCGCAGCAACCAGCAAGATCTGTTCAAGCAAATAGACGAGCAACAGGTCGACTTTGATGATATTTCACGCCTGAATTCACTTATTGGTTCTAAGAACGGCGACAAATTCCGTAAGTTTGCCCAAGGTCTAACGCTGGAAAATTTGGTGTACCTTGCGAACAAGCAGCTGCAGCGTTTGCATGGTCGTTACGAACTAAAACGTAAAGCCGATGATGGCTTAGAACTGCAAGTGCTGGACACATGGCAGGGCGATGTGATGCGTGATACTAAAACGTTATCAGGTGGTGAAAGCTTCTTGGTTAGCTTGGCGTTGGCATTAGCGCTTTCTGATCTTGTGAGTTACAAAACCAGTATTGATTCTTTGTTCTTGGATGAAGGTTTCGGCACGCTTGATAGCGACACATTGGACATTGCCCTAAACGCGCTCGATAACTTGAATGCTTCAGGCAAGATGATTGGCGTCATTAGTCACGTTGAAGCACTGAAAGAGCGAGTGCCTGTTCAGCTTAAAGTAACAAAACACTCTGGCTTAGGTGTGAGTGAGATGGAGAAGCAGTACAAGGTTGTTGCTTAG